A single genomic interval of Methylobacterium bullatum harbors:
- the barA gene encoding Signal transduction histidine-protein kinase BarA — MITLEVALAITLFAVLATASLVARGLRRPAGDASEVERLQDSIWRMSESEERYRALVEATTDVIVQRDTQGRITFANDGFGRLFGVEPLTLLGSTVELEILDEGPRQQQSDGVSRVEMQVRPVDGIPRWFSFIETRVTGPGGRTQWLRAGSDITERIESARSLDEALHRAEAANVAKSRFLATVSHEFRTPLNGILGMADLVLETGLDAEQRTYVEAVHTSGRALLTLIDGILDFSRIEAGRLDLSAEPFDLRVVVEGVVELLAPRAQDKGIEIAIDVADDVPSEFIGDADRVRQIVVNLAGNAIKFTNQGGVGVTVRWVAQEIVLAVSDTGVGIPAARIPILFEEFEQGDNSASTRHEGTGLGLAISRRLASRMGGHIDARSVLGQGSTFTVHLPLPVGDSSEDAVPPVFLQGRRILIVADSPYQAPFLARRLSRSGASAVVVPNAEAGLDTLSGVPFDAVIADRALGDASVRSLAAEARRRGVRCSLILLSPFDRREFGAPGAAGFDSYLIKPVRARSLFDRLLAPSSSVEALGPLPKPAPDDGAIPADKDGARAGAGVHVLLAEDNPINALLATRALERLGATVVLARDGSEALARLDHPASRFDLALIDIRMPGIDGLETARRLRASEAEHHRAPLRLVALTANTGREDEMAAREAGFDEFLAKPLDLKALPALLERRAVAAA; from the coding sequence ATGATCACCCTGGAGGTCGCTCTCGCCATCACCCTGTTCGCGGTCCTGGCCACGGCGAGCCTGGTCGCCCGAGGCCTGCGACGGCCGGCAGGCGACGCGTCCGAGGTCGAACGTCTTCAGGACAGTATCTGGCGGATGTCCGAGAGCGAGGAGCGCTACCGCGCGCTCGTTGAGGCAACCACCGACGTCATCGTCCAGCGGGACACGCAAGGACGCATCACATTCGCCAACGACGGATTCGGGCGTCTCTTCGGGGTCGAGCCGCTGACGCTGCTCGGCTCGACGGTGGAACTCGAAATCCTCGACGAGGGGCCTCGGCAGCAGCAATCCGACGGCGTCAGCCGCGTGGAGATGCAGGTGCGCCCCGTCGACGGCATTCCGCGCTGGTTCTCCTTCATCGAGACGCGCGTCACCGGTCCCGGAGGACGCACGCAATGGCTGCGGGCGGGCTCGGACATCACCGAACGGATCGAATCCGCCCGCTCCCTCGACGAGGCGCTCCACCGCGCCGAGGCGGCCAACGTCGCCAAGTCGCGCTTTCTCGCCACTGTCAGCCATGAGTTCCGCACGCCGTTGAACGGCATTCTCGGCATGGCCGACCTCGTCCTCGAGACCGGCCTCGATGCCGAGCAGCGGACCTACGTGGAGGCGGTGCACACGTCTGGCCGGGCCTTGCTGACGCTCATCGACGGCATCCTCGATTTTTCGCGGATCGAGGCGGGACGCCTCGATCTTTCGGCCGAACCTTTCGATCTCCGGGTGGTGGTGGAAGGCGTGGTCGAACTCCTGGCGCCCCGCGCCCAGGACAAGGGCATCGAGATCGCCATCGATGTCGCCGACGACGTGCCGTCCGAATTCATCGGCGATGCGGACCGCGTCCGGCAGATCGTGGTCAATCTCGCGGGGAACGCCATCAAGTTCACTAATCAGGGCGGGGTCGGCGTCACGGTGAGATGGGTCGCGCAGGAGATCGTCCTGGCGGTCTCGGATACGGGGGTGGGTATCCCCGCGGCGCGCATCCCGATCCTGTTCGAGGAATTCGAGCAGGGCGACAACAGCGCCAGCACGCGCCATGAGGGAACCGGGCTCGGCCTCGCCATCAGCCGGCGCCTCGCCTCGCGGATGGGGGGACACATCGACGCGCGCTCGGTCCTCGGCCAGGGCAGCACCTTCACGGTCCACTTGCCCCTGCCGGTCGGCGATTCGTCGGAGGATGCGGTACCGCCCGTATTCCTGCAGGGCCGCAGGATCCTGATCGTCGCCGATTCCCCCTATCAGGCGCCGTTCCTCGCTCGGCGCCTGTCCCGGTCCGGCGCGTCGGCGGTGGTGGTGCCGAATGCCGAGGCCGGGCTCGATACGCTGTCGGGCGTGCCCTTCGATGCGGTGATCGCCGATCGCGCCCTCGGCGACGCGAGCGTGCGCAGTCTCGCGGCGGAAGCCAGGCGACGTGGCGTGCGCTGCAGCCTCATCCTGCTGTCCCCCTTCGATCGGCGGGAATTCGGTGCGCCGGGGGCGGCGGGCTTCGACAGCTACCTGATCAAGCCGGTCCGGGCACGTTCACTGTTCGACAGGCTGCTGGCGCCGAGCTCCTCGGTCGAAGCGCTAGGCCCCTTGCCGAAACCGGCGCCCGACGACGGCGCGATCCCGGCGGACAAGGACGGCGCGCGCGCGGGGGCGGGCGTCCACGTGCTTCTCGCCGAGGACAACCCGATCAACGCCCTGCTGGCCACCAGGGCGCTGGAGCGCCTCGGCGCGACGGTGGTTCTGGCGCGGGACGGGTCCGAGGCGCTCGCCCGGCTCGACCATCCCGCATCCCGGTTCGACCTCGCCCTCATCGACATCCGCATGCCGGGTATCGATGGGTTGGAAACGGCGCGGCGGCTGCGCGCCAGCGAGGCCGAGCACCATCGCGCGCCGCTCCGGCTGGTGGCGCTCACCGCCAATACCGGTCGCGAGGACGAGATGGCCGCGCGGGAGGCCGGGTTCGACGAATTCCTGGCAAAACCCCTCGACCTCAAGGCCTTGCCCGCTCTCCTCGAACGCCGTGCCGTCGCGGCGGCCTGA
- the trpA gene encoding Tryptophan synthase alpha chain yields MTFSSSETSSQPDTAGSTKTRIEATFARCRAEKRAALVTYVMAGDPDAETSLKVLRALPQAGADIVEFGLPFTDPMADGPAIQAAALRALAGGQDLVKTLDLVRRFREDNSGTPVILMGYYNPIHAYGVDRFLDDAVAAGIDGLIVVDLPPEEDDELCLPALAKGLAFIRLATPTTDERRLPAVLANTAGFVYYVSINGITGTATPDFGRVAEAVGRIRSHTDLPVVVGFGVRTGAQAAAIAKGADGVVVGSALVDVIHRAVVDGRDAAETVSELVRELAEGVRGRTA; encoded by the coding sequence ATGACCTTTTCTTCGTCAGAGACCTCTTCGCAGCCGGACACCGCCGGTTCCACGAAGACACGCATCGAGGCCACCTTCGCCCGCTGCCGCGCGGAGAAGCGCGCCGCCCTCGTGACCTACGTCATGGCCGGCGACCCCGATGCCGAGACCTCCCTGAAGGTGCTCCGGGCGCTGCCGCAGGCCGGCGCGGACATCGTCGAGTTCGGCCTTCCCTTCACCGACCCGATGGCGGACGGGCCGGCGATCCAGGCGGCGGCGTTGCGCGCCCTCGCGGGCGGCCAGGATCTGGTCAAGACCCTCGACCTCGTGCGCCGTTTCCGGGAGGACAATTCCGGAACCCCGGTCATCCTGATGGGATATTACAACCCGATCCATGCCTACGGCGTCGACCGGTTCCTCGACGACGCCGTCGCCGCGGGGATCGACGGGCTTATCGTCGTCGACTTGCCGCCGGAAGAAGACGACGAACTCTGCCTGCCGGCCCTGGCCAAGGGCTTGGCCTTCATCCGGCTGGCGACGCCCACCACCGACGAGCGCCGCCTTCCCGCCGTGCTCGCGAACACGGCCGGCTTCGTCTATTATGTGTCGATCAACGGCATCACCGGAACGGCGACACCCGATTTCGGTCGGGTGGCCGAGGCGGTGGGCCGTATCCGCAGCCATACGGATCTGCCCGTGGTGGTCGGCTTCGGCGTCCGCACGGGCGCCCAGGCCGCCGCGATCGCCAAGGGTGCGGACGGCGTGGTCGTCGGCTCCGCGCTCGTGGACGTGATCCACCGGGCGGTGGTGGACGGCCGGGACGCCGCCGAGACGGTGAGCGAACTGGTGCGCGAACTGGCCGAGGGCGTGCGCGGCCGGACCGCCTGA
- the gltX_1 gene encoding Glutamate--tRNA ligase: MTGSPASVRLRFAPSPNGRLHLGHAYSALVNEVFAARLGGDLILRIEDIDPVRSRPDLIAAIADDLAWLGIGFCGSVRRQSAHFPAYRRAVDALRSCGLVYPCFCSRAAVIAAAGPEPPRDPDGAPLYPGTCRVLSQDERASRIAAGLPHSWRLDMHRALAQAPGPHGFSCLDAGCVETSHVADPARWGDALIARRDVPTSYHLSVVVDDAAQGISHVVRGADLAASIDLHVLLQALLGFEGPAYHHHALILGPDGTKLAKSRGSESLGDLRARGVTPAEVRRRLGFG; encoded by the coding sequence ATGACCGGGTCGCCCGCTTCGGTCCGTCTTCGCTTCGCGCCGAGCCCCAACGGGCGTCTCCATCTCGGACACGCCTATTCCGCCCTGGTGAACGAGGTGTTCGCCGCCCGGCTCGGCGGCGACCTCATCCTGCGGATCGAGGATATCGATCCGGTGCGTTCGCGCCCGGACTTGATCGCCGCCATCGCGGATGATCTCGCCTGGCTCGGGATCGGGTTCTGCGGTTCCGTCCGGCGTCAGTCCGCGCATTTTCCGGCCTATCGCCGTGCCGTCGACGCTCTCCGCTCGTGCGGCCTCGTCTATCCCTGCTTCTGTAGCCGTGCCGCCGTGATCGCGGCCGCCGGGCCGGAGCCGCCCCGCGATCCGGATGGGGCGCCTCTCTATCCCGGCACGTGCCGCGTCCTATCCCAGGATGAGCGGGCGTCACGTATCGCGGCCGGCCTGCCGCATAGCTGGCGGCTCGACATGCACCGCGCCCTCGCGCAGGCTCCGGGGCCGCACGGCTTTTCCTGCCTCGATGCCGGTTGCGTCGAAACGAGCCACGTCGCCGATCCCGCCCGCTGGGGCGATGCGCTGATCGCTCGGCGCGACGTGCCGACGAGCTACCACCTGTCCGTGGTGGTCGACGATGCCGCCCAGGGGATCAGCCACGTGGTTCGCGGAGCGGACCTCGCGGCCTCGATCGACCTGCATGTCCTGCTTCAGGCCCTGCTCGGTTTCGAGGGCCCGGCCTATCATCACCACGCCCTGATCCTCGGCCCCGACGGGACGAAGCTCGCCAAATCGCGCGGCTCGGAATCCCTCGGCGATCTGAGAGCGCGGGGCGTCACCCCGGCGGAGGTCCGGCGCCGGCTCGGATTCGGGTGA
- the mepM_1 gene encoding Murein DD-endopeptidase MepM yields MARGRLRIGAPTNSTDSHSGRAADAPLDLFLTDSAQIDRREVNLRWLCASALTGLTGAGLIGAAIYVSLQGDVSFAAVPEHAEIMVRSAPSDDVANIARKGDRLVRNLMIASAKQTFRSPVTVRLGDREIIKVRPFVRISTALSMSTGVFSAEVPRFDPMKFVSSEPLERATEASAADAPGAEVTVIKRDLTTMPIEANTPALGDDAVTAQVEEEKRLAAEAGRRTALPIAPQMMLSRALQQGIAAPDFGGIAPPSGDASPFKSIDVLVVPENVTNLEKTSLRQGEAPLVEDRDLAIKRGETLEALLKATGQTSDEQIKGIVAALGGRARVGDLAEGQQFRVQIAPGPKPGDPRQVTRVVLYGENGVEGIAAINDRGAFVSVAQAVEDKAARKAPAASESGDDDEDEDGGSGPRLYQSLYETAARHDLPRATVEDIVRIFSYDIDFQRRISNGDSLDVFYTYDEEGGQAALDRPELLYASLNLGGEVRKVYRFQSPDDGSIDYLDEQGRSLKKFLIRKPIADGIMRSGFGYRRHPILGYAKLHTGVDWANPIGTPIVAAGNGSVIKADWDSGYGRRVELQHINGYVTTYNHMSRFARGVTAGAKVRQGQVIGYVGSTGLSTGAHLHYEVIINGHFVDPMKIRVPRGRELDGRMLTEFTRQREQIETTLQKSRTGVAMAQRDAPR; encoded by the coding sequence GTGGCGCGCGGCCGGCTCAGGATCGGAGCTCCGACGAACAGCACCGACTCCCATTCAGGCCGAGCCGCCGACGCGCCTCTCGATCTGTTCCTCACCGATTCTGCCCAGATCGATCGACGCGAGGTCAACCTGCGCTGGCTCTGTGCCAGTGCGCTGACCGGGCTGACCGGGGCCGGACTCATCGGGGCCGCGATCTACGTCTCGTTGCAGGGCGACGTTTCCTTCGCGGCGGTTCCGGAACATGCGGAGATCATGGTGCGCTCCGCGCCCAGCGACGACGTGGCGAACATCGCGCGCAAGGGCGACCGCCTCGTCCGCAACCTGATGATCGCGTCCGCCAAGCAGACGTTCCGCTCGCCGGTGACCGTGCGCCTTGGGGACCGCGAGATCATCAAGGTCCGGCCTTTCGTACGGATCTCGACGGCTCTGTCCATGTCGACGGGCGTCTTCTCCGCCGAAGTGCCGCGCTTCGACCCGATGAAATTCGTGTCCAGTGAACCGCTCGAACGGGCGACCGAAGCAAGCGCCGCCGATGCTCCCGGCGCCGAGGTCACCGTCATCAAGCGTGATCTCACCACGATGCCGATCGAGGCGAACACGCCCGCCCTCGGCGATGACGCCGTGACCGCACAGGTCGAAGAGGAAAAGCGGCTGGCGGCGGAGGCCGGGCGACGCACGGCGCTTCCCATCGCGCCGCAGATGATGCTGTCGCGGGCACTCCAGCAGGGCATCGCGGCTCCGGATTTCGGAGGGATCGCCCCCCCGTCGGGAGATGCGAGCCCCTTCAAGTCCATCGACGTCCTCGTGGTGCCGGAGAACGTCACCAACCTTGAAAAGACAAGCCTCCGGCAGGGCGAGGCGCCCCTGGTGGAAGACCGCGACCTAGCGATCAAGCGCGGTGAGACCCTCGAAGCGCTGCTGAAGGCCACGGGCCAGACCAGCGACGAGCAGATCAAGGGGATCGTCGCGGCTCTCGGCGGGCGGGCACGCGTGGGCGACCTCGCCGAGGGCCAACAGTTCCGCGTCCAGATCGCGCCGGGCCCGAAGCCCGGCGATCCCCGCCAGGTGACACGGGTCGTCCTGTATGGCGAAAACGGCGTCGAGGGGATCGCGGCCATCAACGATCGCGGCGCTTTCGTCTCGGTAGCGCAGGCGGTGGAGGACAAGGCGGCGCGCAAGGCGCCCGCCGCGTCGGAATCCGGAGACGACGACGAGGACGAGGATGGCGGTTCGGGCCCCCGCCTCTATCAGAGCCTCTATGAGACGGCGGCACGGCACGACCTGCCGCGCGCGACGGTGGAAGATATCGTACGAATCTTCAGCTACGATATCGACTTCCAGCGCCGCATCTCGAACGGCGACAGTCTCGATGTCTTCTATACGTACGACGAGGAAGGCGGTCAGGCCGCTCTCGACCGGCCGGAACTGCTTTACGCGTCGCTCAACCTCGGCGGTGAGGTGCGAAAGGTCTACCGTTTCCAGTCGCCGGACGACGGCTCCATCGATTATCTCGACGAGCAGGGCCGGTCACTGAAGAAATTCCTCATCCGCAAGCCCATCGCCGACGGCATCATGCGCTCGGGCTTCGGTTACCGGCGCCATCCGATCCTCGGTTATGCCAAGCTCCATACCGGCGTGGATTGGGCCAACCCGATCGGTACGCCCATCGTCGCCGCCGGCAACGGCAGCGTCATCAAGGCGGACTGGGATTCGGGTTACGGTCGCCGGGTCGAGCTCCAGCACATCAACGGCTACGTCACCACCTACAACCACATGTCGCGCTTTGCCCGAGGGGTGACGGCGGGGGCCAAGGTGCGCCAGGGCCAGGTGATCGGCTATGTCGGTTCCACCGGCCTCTCCACCGGCGCGCACCTGCATTACGAGGTCATCATCAACGGCCACTTCGTCGACCCGATGAAGATTCGCGTGCCGCGCGGACGCGAACTCGACGGGCGGATGCTCACCGAGTTCACGCGCCAGCGGGAACAGATCGAGACCACGCTGCAGAAATCCCGGACCGGCGTCGCCATGGCCCAGCGCGACGCCCCGCGCTGA